Below is a genomic region from Triticum dicoccoides isolate Atlit2015 ecotype Zavitan chromosome 5A, WEW_v2.0, whole genome shotgun sequence.
CCGCTGTACACACTTGATTTGTACGTGGTCTACACTACACCGAACAACGTATCAAACATTGTTCAAGGCAGTGCGTACGCGGTTTGAGGTCTTCACCCAGCATGGGTGACAGCATAATCTCCGGATTGGTGCACCACCTCCTTCGACCTAGCATAGTGTCGGTCCTATATGATCCTGCTGTTGTAGATATGTCGCTTTTTTTATCTTCTTTTAGTTTATTTTTGTTTAGTTGTGTGCATTTTAGTTATGTAGAGGCCGGATGATACTCAACATGTTTTGTATCCGATTGATTGctacattttgagtcaataaaaatgGTCTTTATCGAAAATTGAAACCGGGCAGAGTTTTCTAAGGTGAGACTTGCGTGTGGGGTCCTGAAGACTAGTAGTCAGAACAGAACCCGCCTAACCTTTTCCCACGTCATATTCAAATGGATCCAATCAAGCACTTGCTCCCGCCGTATTTGACCGCCTCCTCCCTCGCCTGGTTCTGGTTGAACAAGCTCCTTCCTTCCTTGTTCGAGTCTCAAGGACATTAGTTAAAGGAGGAATTATGAAGCTCAGCTACGACCAACACCGACACCATCAATTCATCTCCTTTCCTTGGCCCGATCGTCTCCTACCACATGCGCATGGTAGACCTACATATACGCCTCACCGGCGTGTTCTGACCTGCGCTAGCACCAGGCCCGCTTGACCAGTCCACCGAGAAATCAACAAGaacagcctcttcttcttcttcttcttcttcttcttcttcttcttcttcttcttcttcttagcaggATTTTGCTATTTGTTTCTGGCTTTGGTCCAGAAGAATGGAGCGCGGCGAGTGAAGCGGGCATCGGTGAGTTCTTGCTGTCCCTGCTTGATTTCTACTAGCTTCTTTTGGTGACACGGCCTGTTGGTTCACGGAAATTAGGGATACCTTTTTGGCCCTAATAATCAAGCAGTCGTGCTTGTATTTTCTCATCAACTGCGTCGTGCATACGTACTAGTTAGCTGCTCACCTAATACTAGCACTCTGTTTCAGATTGAGTCTACTGAATTAGAAATCAGCTGGATCGAGGGAGGGAATCATTTGTCACCGATGGAGGTCATGACTGGAAAAGGCGGCGCCAAGCCCGTCCCCAACTATCTTCGGCCATCGACCGGGTCGTGCCACGATGCGTGCAAGCACGGCGGCCATCACGCGTTCGTGGAGAAACAGGAAGCTCCAAGGGCCCAACCCAAACCCCGGAAGAAGCAGCAGCCATCAGCTTCGGATGACCAGAACCAAAAGAGAAGGCTGGTCAAGGTACGGTCGGTGTCACGTAGGCGTGTCGTAGATTTCAGCAAACCCGACAAGGCCGATACGCCGGCCGGTGGGAGCGAGATTGTTGTTGAGTGGAAGGACATCGTGGCCTATGACGCAGTGCCAGCTCCTGCTCCTGCCGATGGACCATCTCATCAACAACCtgatgggaggaagaagaagagggatgTGATGAAGGGGAAAACACCATTTGCCAAGACCACCCATCCGGAGACTCCTGTCAAGAACCCAACCGAATCACTGAACAAGAGGCTGGCTAAGACCGTCAGGTCGACGCTCACCGGGAAGGCCTCCATCAAGAAGCCTCAAGCCGCCGCTGACAAGAAGGAGGCTGGCAAGAGAACAGAGAGTGTAAAGCCACCGAAAGCGAAGAAACCCATGACACTGCCCGTCGAAAACAAGGAAATTGTCCAGGGTGACACAACTGGTGATGTTAAGCAGGGGAAGTCACTCTACACTCCTGACCAAGAAGAGCGTGCTGCCATTGCTGAATCAAGCAGGGCACATCGGAGGGCCAAGAGCATGAGCATCAGCAGCCGATCGGTGCGCTTCCCGTTCACCCGACAAGCGACCAATAACTCGGCCACCTTCAAGCTGCGCTCCAAGAGCAGCACGGCACCCGTCCTCCCATCCGAACAAGAGAAGCCCACGCGGCTCAGGTTCAGAAAGGGGAGAGCAGCCGGCGAGGAGTCCAGCGGCGGCATCCAGCTCAGGGCCAGGAGCCTGCGGAGGCGAGGGAGCGGCCTGTCCGGCGGCGCACACGCGGGCTTCGTGGTGCCGGAGTTGACGCTGAGGCACCAAAAGACGCTGGAGAGGAAGAAGAGCCGGAGGCTGTCTAACAACCTGATCGAGGAGACGGCGAGCAAGCTGGCCAAGAGCAGGAGGAGCAGGGTCAAGTCCCTGGTTGGGGCTTTTGAATCTCTCATCTCCAAGATTGGAAAGTAGGGTTCAGCAGCCGCACTGCACCAATGTTTCGTTTtgtttgtccttgggttgattctAGAGTGATGACATCCGCTGTTTCTGCTAGTTCAATCAGGCAGAGTTGAAAGCAAAAGTTGATGTTTTCTCTAAGCATTTTGTAAATTTATAAAAGAAATTATATGTTCGATGATTGCATGGAATCACTTCATCTTCAGCGTCTTGTAATCTTAACCCCTTGTCCAAAGGCCACAGCTAGAGCGCCGGTTGGCCGGCTAAAATTCCGGCGCATGGGGCGGCTATAGCCGCTCATTACACCACATTATCCTGTATATGCTTTTTAAGAGGAAAAAAAAACAAAGACCTGTAAAATAATAGTTACGGTCAATCACAttgtcgggggttggatgcgacatatgccaaagaatggcttatcatggtgggggcgagtagaacgtcgccgatgcctggaaacgggatgaggcgaagacatgcacgccggcaaatcttacccagtTTCAGGGttctccgaggagataatacccctactgctgctctacggggtctccacatgatcactatgccaaagtgtttacacggttgctccttgagctgtttcctggaggtaggagaaggcaaggctagctccctccttcctatatcatctggtctagtgctaatggattccaaccctttgcatgggtgccctgggggtttatataggcctaccacccccaggggtacaatggtaattcggctgggcgcgggcccagccgtcagtgcctccggcctccgtcttctccgccgactgctggggcccgccgactggtgggccccgtcgactggctcggtacggagccgataggccgcgtccgccgcgggcgggtcttaccGGCTGCTGATtagtgtagccgtgcttctaatgacgcgggcttggtcatggagtcgtgACAACAGCCCTGCCGCTtgacgggcgatcactattgccactctccgtcacatctggttaatggcgcgtgggccccgggggaggggctggccgactctcgggggccgactcccaacgggtccgactggtggcgcccttgccgtcttctggggtcccgctggctggtgggacccgccgccccagggtcgtacagacaagccgcCGTGGGCGCAGGATTTGGTccactggtgctgatgtcagggccggcatggcaacagtgccacgccccaCGGAGATCcccgcgggtacggcgtactgtggccatgccTACCTCTGGAAAGGGGTGagagcaggcttcactgtagccactcccctgtcctgtccctcttgatgaggacatggggtttgttggagtcgcgggccgactccccaagacCGGCTTCTCGGGAAGTCGTCAGTCAgaagtcggcttatcctgaagttgttcctgggactcggccgcgagtggctagtcggttgccttgccgctgacttctcagaaggcggctctttgtcctggggtcttgaggggcgcggcctgccccgatgtcttgaaaggttctgggactcggattagcctacccgtggcccattactccgacagtagtccccgaagctgatgaggcgccgcggacgatcggccgaggagcctcagcagtttctctttccggatgCCCGAGACATGGATCTTGCTTGACTTCTGCCaagccgactagaaggagtcggactcgcccaactctgacttgcacaatatttcgaacgtcgcggcgggatccaagtagcgtgctggcTAAGCTTCCAGGCTGCCGCCCGTTTTGGGCCTATCACGTGGCAACACGCGGCCGGGCCAGTCTGCCAGCCTACGCGCGTGATGGGACAGGcccgtaggcggggcccgccatTACCGCGCCTCGACGCTCGGGCGGATCCGCTGTGGCCtgagcggacggttgggattcccgtgaagttactgcgcgcagtaacttttgtcgtggaaacgtgggggtcgtggggtcatgggcgcagtaaatcccacgaccgccccctcagcttcgcagcccatgaggctataagtagggggaggagggagggcgCGGCAGAGCACGCGCGTCCCTCCTCCACGCTACTCCtttcacttcttcttcttcttcttcctcgcatcGCCGCGCGCCCAAGCTTTGCCGAACGCCGCGGCGACCCGCTCacgatgagttcttcttctgccgccgcgCCTCCTTCGGTGCATTCCGGCACCTGGGATGGCTCAGAAGTCcatgacgaccacatcgagttc
It encodes:
- the LOC119300646 gene encoding uncharacterized protein LOC119300646, giving the protein MEVMTGKGGAKPVPNYLRPSTGSCHDACKHGGHHAFVEKQEAPRAQPKPRKKQQPSASDDQNQKRRLVKVRSVSRRRVVDFSKPDKADTPAGGSEIVVEWKDIVAYDAVPAPAPADGPSHQQPDGRKKKRDVMKGKTPFAKTTHPETPVKNPTESLNKRLAKTVRSTLTGKASIKKPQAAADKKEAGKRTESVKPPKAKKPMTLPVENKEIVQGDTTGDVKQGKSLYTPDQEERAAIAESSRAHRRAKSMSISSRSVRFPFTRQATNNSATFKLRSKSSTAPVLPSEQEKPTRLRFRKGRAAGEESSGGIQLRARSLRRRGSGLSGGAHAGFVVPELTLRHQKTLERKKSRRLSNNLIEETASKLAKSRRSRVKSLVGAFESLISKIGK